One window of the Fuerstiella sp. genome contains the following:
- a CDS encoding GntP family permease produces MNILLILIAGLIVVIGSIVFARLPAFLALTLGAILVAGLTPREMVFEAFISQNSGQVGRVDGNSIELSGSVKTDDDVLLIAPGLSDESDSATLISVAKARMANEQLLSAGSTSFDSVTPGDVVVPRRHAQVSVRRASQPALTRVTTAMGEYFGKLAIIIVCASVIGRCLLDSGSAERVVRSVLTLLGQRLAPTALTVSSFILGIPVFFDTVFYLMIPIAKVLRIQTGANYLLYVLAIVAGASMAHSLVPPTPGPLAVAEIFHVELSQMILGGTIVGVVAATAGLLWASMVNRITTLNVPEEDTAILEATAQKDESELPPVWLALLPIGLPVVLISLPALWASLESPVNWVSPRLAQLMNPIVETLSNKNIALLISAGVALTIYLWNVRPSRQTMSEAMQSAIGSAGAILLITCAGGAFGRILFQTNVASLLDELPTMSPIVLVVAAFLVTAGVRTAQGSATVAMMTSAGIFAPLVTSGAVDVAPLYMALAVGCGSKPIAWMNDSGFWIITKMSGMTETQGLKFISPFGTVMGIAGLLAVIAAVILLPNP; encoded by the coding sequence ATGAACATTCTTCTTATTCTTATTGCCGGTCTGATCGTTGTTATTGGCAGCATCGTATTTGCACGGCTCCCTGCGTTTCTGGCACTCACACTGGGTGCGATCCTGGTTGCAGGCCTGACACCACGTGAAATGGTATTTGAAGCATTCATCAGCCAAAACTCAGGCCAGGTTGGACGTGTTGACGGTAACTCCATAGAACTGTCCGGAAGTGTTAAGACAGACGACGATGTGCTGCTCATTGCCCCTGGCTTATCAGACGAGTCGGACTCCGCCACACTAATTTCGGTCGCGAAAGCCCGAATGGCCAATGAGCAACTGCTCTCCGCCGGTTCAACGTCCTTTGACTCAGTCACACCCGGTGACGTTGTGGTACCGCGCAGACATGCACAGGTTTCAGTACGTCGCGCCAGTCAGCCGGCACTCACAAGAGTGACGACAGCCATGGGAGAGTATTTTGGCAAACTGGCGATCATCATTGTATGTGCTTCCGTGATTGGTCGTTGTCTGCTGGACAGTGGATCCGCAGAACGAGTTGTACGATCAGTTCTGACATTACTGGGCCAGCGACTGGCTCCAACAGCACTGACGGTCAGCAGTTTCATTCTGGGAATCCCGGTGTTCTTCGACACTGTCTTCTATTTAATGATCCCGATTGCCAAGGTACTGCGGATTCAGACCGGTGCCAATTATCTGCTGTATGTCCTGGCGATTGTGGCCGGTGCGTCAATGGCACATTCCCTTGTGCCACCCACACCGGGACCTCTTGCAGTTGCTGAAATATTTCATGTGGAACTGTCGCAGATGATTCTGGGCGGCACGATCGTGGGTGTGGTGGCAGCCACCGCCGGGCTGTTGTGGGCTTCAATGGTTAACCGGATTACAACCCTGAATGTCCCCGAAGAAGACACAGCAATTCTGGAAGCAACCGCTCAAAAGGATGAATCCGAACTGCCACCGGTATGGCTGGCACTGTTACCCATCGGACTTCCTGTGGTGTTGATTTCACTTCCGGCACTGTGGGCCTCACTTGAATCGCCGGTAAACTGGGTTTCACCCCGACTGGCACAGCTGATGAATCCGATCGTGGAGACTCTGAGCAATAAGAACATTGCCCTGCTGATTTCAGCAGGCGTCGCACTGACGATTTATCTTTGGAACGTCCGGCCGTCCCGACAGACGATGTCTGAGGCAATGCAGTCTGCCATCGGCAGCGCCGGAGCCATCCTGCTGATTACGTGTGCCGGCGGAGCGTTCGGTCGAATTCTGTTTCAGACCAACGTCGCCAGTCTGCTTGACGAACTGCCGACAATGTCCCCAATCGTACTGGTGGTTGCAGCGTTTCTGGTCACGGCCGGAGTCAGAACCGCTCAGGGTTCCGCGACAGTCGCGATGATGACATCTGCCGGAATCTTTGCGCCGCTGGTAACGTCAGGTGCGGTTGACGTCGCTCCGCTGTATATGGCGCTGGCGGTCGGCTGTGGTTCCAAACCAATTGCCTGGATGAACGACAGCGGATTTTGGATCATTACGAAAATGTCGGGAATGACGGAGACGCAGGGTCTGAAGTTCATTTCGCCCTTTGGAACCGTCATGGGGATTGCCGGCCTGCTGGCGGTGATCGCCGCTGTTATCCTGCTTCCAAATCCTTAG
- a CDS encoding sigma-54 dependent transcriptional regulator, giving the protein MTEDASEVPDLTAIPIRVLVVDDDESHAQAVAESLSRINCECQVAASGERGSGLITSDSWDVIVTDLQMGDINGLEILRLAKDELPDAEVIVLTGHGSIASAVTAMQHGAYTYLTKPLDITELRSAVEKASARLRLIRRNAELRRSLEERFGFEGVIGNSPQMHHIVTQLKSVAPTDSTVLIHGENGTGKELVAKALHQNSPRKSKPFVPLNISALPDSILESELFGHEQGAFTGAIGRRIGKFEHANGGTLFLDEVGEMPMETQIKLLRVLEDRRITRLGANDEFNVNVRLVAATNANLKQMVADGSFREDLYYRLMVVSIELPPLRDRPGDIPLLMEHFLRDLSKKTGREAHGFSRTARLALLSYDWPGNIRQLRNTIESMLVMDTDGLLDVDGLPAEIAQLVGGDMEPGESGRPSGADSLIGRPLDEVEKYYIQRALDLTDGNREEAARLLGKGERTIYRKIKEYELK; this is encoded by the coding sequence ATGACTGAAGACGCCAGCGAAGTTCCTGATCTGACAGCTATTCCAATCCGCGTGCTTGTGGTGGATGACGACGAAAGCCATGCGCAGGCCGTTGCGGAGAGCCTCAGTCGTATCAATTGCGAGTGCCAGGTTGCGGCATCCGGTGAACGCGGTTCCGGACTGATCACCAGCGATTCATGGGATGTGATTGTCACAGATCTCCAGATGGGTGACATCAACGGTCTGGAGATCCTGAGGCTGGCTAAAGACGAGTTGCCGGACGCGGAAGTCATCGTTCTTACCGGCCACGGATCCATTGCATCGGCCGTCACGGCCATGCAGCACGGGGCCTATACGTATCTGACCAAACCGCTCGATATTACAGAACTTCGATCCGCAGTCGAGAAAGCGTCGGCGCGTTTACGACTGATTCGGCGCAATGCTGAGCTGCGTCGGTCACTGGAAGAACGCTTTGGTTTCGAGGGTGTGATCGGCAACAGCCCTCAGATGCACCACATCGTCACTCAGCTCAAGAGTGTCGCGCCGACCGACAGCACTGTGCTGATTCACGGTGAAAACGGTACCGGTAAGGAACTCGTTGCGAAAGCTCTGCATCAAAACAGTCCTCGCAAGAGCAAACCATTTGTCCCACTCAATATTTCAGCTTTGCCGGACAGTATTCTCGAGAGTGAACTCTTTGGTCATGAACAGGGAGCGTTCACCGGGGCCATCGGACGGAGGATTGGAAAATTTGAGCACGCCAATGGAGGGACGCTGTTTTTGGATGAAGTCGGTGAGATGCCGATGGAAACCCAAATCAAACTGTTGCGCGTCCTGGAAGATCGTCGCATCACACGGCTGGGAGCCAACGATGAATTTAATGTCAATGTACGCCTGGTAGCGGCCACCAATGCGAACCTCAAACAAATGGTGGCAGACGGATCATTTCGAGAGGATCTGTATTATCGACTGATGGTCGTCAGCATTGAGTTGCCTCCACTCAGAGACCGTCCGGGCGACATCCCGCTGCTCATGGAACATTTCCTGCGCGACTTGTCCAAGAAAACCGGACGCGAAGCTCATGGATTTTCCAGAACGGCCAGACTGGCATTGCTCAGTTACGACTGGCCCGGCAACATTCGGCAGTTGAGAAACACGATCGAAAGTATGCTGGTGATGGACACGGACGGACTTTTGGACGTCGACGGTTTGCCGGCTGAGATTGCTCAGCTGGTCGGTGGAGACATGGAACCTGGTGAAAGTGGCCGGCCATCCGGTGCTGATTCGCTCATCGGTCGTCCACTGGACGAAGTGGAAAAATATTATATCCAGAGAGCGCTTGATTTGACTGACGGGAACCGCGAGGAGGCTGCCCGGTTGCTCGGTAAAGGAGAACGAACGATTTATCGCAAGATTAAAGAATACGAACTCAAGTAG
- a CDS encoding PQQ-like beta-propeller repeat protein gives MHMNLHVLVRAFLLFTGLFICTVGFGAESGWPSRFGPRGNSNVPLDEAAGIPSSWDEDTGDNISWKTELPEFGHSTPVVLNGRIWLTSASEDGHRQYLNCIDAATGRQIHHRLLFENEDPEPLNNPVNTYASPSCIVTEEAVYVHFGSYGTARVNPESLEVIWQRRDIECRHFRGPGSSPVVYRNLLILTFDGIDVQFLTALDMETGETVWSTPRSTDYGDLDENGKPARDGDIRKAYSTPGLVDVHGRTQVISVGSRAAFGYDADTGEEIWTIRHDDFNAAAPPVFFQNLAILNTGSSGANLIAVDLNPLTQGDITDSSYVVWDRHRGNSRMASPLLYGSHVFMVTHGGVAVCVEAATGRELNKVRLGGTFISSPIAANGLIYVGNDEGTVVVFRANASLEIVARNKLTEGMRSSPAAADGRLFLRTKKHLYCILSTQ, from the coding sequence ATGCATATGAATCTTCATGTACTTGTTCGGGCTTTCTTACTGTTCACGGGGCTTTTCATCTGTACGGTTGGATTCGGAGCTGAATCCGGCTGGCCGTCGCGTTTCGGGCCACGTGGCAACAGTAACGTACCGCTGGATGAGGCAGCCGGTATCCCATCGTCGTGGGACGAAGACACCGGAGACAACATCAGCTGGAAGACAGAGCTTCCGGAATTCGGTCATTCGACACCTGTGGTGCTCAATGGTCGGATCTGGCTGACATCGGCTTCAGAAGACGGCCATCGTCAGTACCTCAACTGCATCGATGCTGCTACGGGCCGCCAAATACATCACAGACTACTGTTTGAAAATGAAGACCCCGAACCGCTCAATAATCCGGTGAACACATATGCCTCGCCCAGCTGTATCGTGACGGAAGAGGCTGTCTATGTTCATTTTGGTTCCTACGGTACTGCCAGAGTCAATCCGGAGTCTCTTGAGGTTATTTGGCAGCGGCGCGACATAGAATGTCGCCACTTCCGAGGCCCAGGTTCTTCTCCCGTTGTGTACAGAAATTTGCTGATCCTGACGTTTGACGGCATTGATGTGCAGTTCCTCACTGCGCTTGATATGGAAACCGGCGAGACCGTCTGGTCGACTCCTCGCAGCACCGATTACGGAGATCTCGACGAAAACGGGAAACCCGCACGGGATGGTGACATCCGTAAGGCATACAGCACTCCTGGCCTTGTCGATGTTCATGGGCGGACACAGGTGATCTCTGTGGGGTCGCGAGCTGCCTTTGGGTACGACGCCGATACAGGTGAAGAAATATGGACCATCCGTCATGACGATTTCAACGCAGCAGCCCCTCCGGTCTTCTTCCAAAATCTGGCGATTCTGAATACCGGATCCAGTGGAGCAAACCTGATTGCTGTTGATCTCAATCCATTAACACAGGGAGATATTACGGATTCGTCTTACGTTGTCTGGGATCGTCACCGAGGCAATTCACGAATGGCATCGCCGTTGCTGTATGGCAGTCACGTCTTTATGGTGACACACGGAGGCGTGGCTGTGTGCGTCGAGGCTGCGACAGGTCGTGAGTTGAACAAAGTCCGTCTTGGTGGCACGTTCATCTCATCCCCGATCGCGGCCAACGGGTTGATCTACGTCGGGAATGATGAAGGAACCGTAGTAGTGTTTCGGGCGAATGCGTCTCTTGAAATTGTCGCCCGCAATAAACTGACAGAAGGAATGCGATCGTCACCGGCCGCAGCAGACGGGCGACTTTTTCTGCGAACAAAGAAGCACCTGTACTGTATTCTTTCGACGCAGTAG
- the pnp gene encoding polyribonucleotide nucleotidyltransferase, with translation MKNVTVDCQIGGRTLSLNSGQLAKQASGSVLIQLGETSVFVASQTGPSRPGTNFFPLTVDYRERFAAAGKFAGGYLKREGRPTTREILTCRLTDRPIRPLFPDGFRDEVQVMSNVMSVDGENDPDVLSITGASAALMISGMPFRGPIAAVRIGLIDNELILMPTVQQQAESTLDLIVAGSQDAVLMIEGFADQLPEKEMGDAIMFGHKHVQTLCRLQEELVKELGVEAPEIPTPVDNPFDKILQSDAADKLRDAKTSGDKKDRNDNVRELKASLLEKYFPEDAEETADGLTKAQFGDAFYKLEAQIVRDLLLSGKRLDGRAPGDLRDVSCEVSRIPQVHGSAVFTRGETQSLATIALGTTRDQQRSDGLFGEQADRFMLHYYFPSFSVGECRPIRGPGRREIGHGCLAERSVKPVIPDSDKFPYTIRIISDILESNGSSSMASVCSATLALMDAGVPIRQPVAGISIGLVQEGDSHILLTDIMGEEDHFGEMDFKVAGTGRGVTGIQLDLKNDGITEDVIRETLDQALGARKNLLRTMLGAIRRPRQEVAATAPRLVQTSINPEKIGLLIGPGGKTIRAMQEETGAQIDISEDGTVTISGENAAAADAALARVEALTEEIQVGRIYNGKVTSIKDFGAFIEIAPGKDGLCHISELSDGFVKNVNDVCSVGDVMDVKVIAVDDQNRVKLSRKAVLAENAPDEEEEAVEF, from the coding sequence GTGAAGAATGTGACTGTTGATTGTCAAATTGGAGGCCGCACATTATCTCTCAATTCCGGCCAGCTGGCAAAACAGGCCAGTGGATCTGTGTTGATCCAGCTGGGAGAAACAAGTGTTTTTGTAGCCTCTCAGACCGGACCATCTCGTCCGGGAACTAACTTTTTCCCACTGACCGTTGACTACCGAGAACGTTTTGCGGCAGCTGGTAAATTCGCCGGGGGATATCTCAAACGAGAAGGTCGTCCAACGACGCGTGAGATTCTCACCTGTCGATTGACAGACCGTCCAATTCGTCCATTGTTTCCTGACGGATTCCGGGACGAAGTCCAGGTCATGTCCAATGTGATGTCCGTCGATGGGGAAAACGATCCGGACGTCTTGAGTATCACCGGTGCCAGTGCTGCACTCATGATTTCGGGGATGCCGTTCCGCGGTCCCATTGCTGCTGTGCGCATTGGGCTGATTGATAATGAGCTGATCCTGATGCCGACCGTTCAGCAACAGGCAGAAAGCACGCTGGACCTGATCGTCGCTGGTTCACAAGACGCGGTATTGATGATCGAAGGATTTGCCGATCAGCTGCCGGAAAAGGAAATGGGCGATGCAATCATGTTTGGTCACAAACATGTCCAGACTTTGTGTCGTCTCCAGGAAGAACTGGTGAAAGAGCTGGGGGTCGAAGCACCCGAAATTCCGACTCCGGTTGATAATCCGTTTGACAAAATTCTGCAGTCTGACGCGGCAGATAAACTTCGCGATGCAAAAACGTCAGGTGATAAGAAAGATCGCAATGACAATGTTCGCGAACTGAAAGCTTCGCTTCTTGAAAAATATTTCCCGGAAGATGCCGAAGAGACTGCCGATGGGCTCACCAAGGCACAGTTTGGCGATGCGTTCTACAAGCTGGAAGCCCAGATCGTTCGCGATCTGCTGCTCAGTGGCAAACGACTTGACGGACGTGCTCCGGGAGACCTGCGGGATGTTTCCTGCGAAGTGTCCCGCATTCCACAAGTTCATGGTTCTGCCGTGTTCACGCGTGGCGAAACACAGTCTTTGGCGACCATTGCCCTGGGAACAACGCGCGACCAGCAGCGCAGTGACGGTCTTTTCGGCGAACAGGCCGATCGATTCATGCTGCACTATTACTTTCCGTCCTTCTCTGTCGGCGAATGTCGTCCGATTCGAGGCCCAGGGCGTCGTGAAATCGGTCATGGCTGTCTGGCGGAACGATCCGTTAAGCCCGTTATACCGGACTCCGATAAGTTTCCGTATACGATTCGCATCATCTCGGATATTCTCGAATCGAACGGCAGCAGCTCAATGGCCTCCGTCTGCAGTGCCACACTGGCACTGATGGATGCAGGTGTTCCCATTCGTCAGCCCGTGGCCGGAATTTCGATTGGACTCGTTCAGGAAGGTGACAGTCACATTCTTCTGACCGATATCATGGGCGAGGAAGACCACTTCGGAGAAATGGACTTCAAAGTGGCGGGCACTGGTCGCGGTGTTACGGGAATTCAGCTGGATCTGAAGAATGATGGCATCACCGAGGATGTGATTCGCGAAACGCTCGATCAGGCGCTTGGTGCTCGTAAAAATCTGTTGCGAACGATGCTGGGTGCCATCCGCCGTCCGCGACAGGAGGTTGCTGCAACTGCGCCACGACTGGTTCAGACCAGCATTAATCCTGAAAAAATTGGTCTGTTGATCGGACCTGGCGGTAAGACGATTCGGGCAATGCAGGAAGAGACTGGTGCCCAAATCGATATTTCCGAAGATGGCACTGTGACGATTTCCGGAGAGAATGCTGCTGCCGCTGATGCCGCTCTGGCCCGCGTGGAAGCTCTGACCGAAGAGATTCAGGTTGGCCGGATTTATAACGGCAAGGTTACATCCATCAAAGATTTTGGAGCGTTCATTGAAATCGCTCCGGGCAAAGACGGATTATGTCACATTAGTGAACTGTCAGACGGCTTCGTTAAGAACGTTAACGACGTTTGCAGCGTGGGCGATGTAATGGATGTCAAAGTCATTGCCGTCGACGATCAGAATCGTGTCAAACTTTCTCGTAAGGCCGTTCTCGCTGAGAATGCTCCGGACGAAGAGGAAGAAGCAGTCGAGTTCTGA
- a CDS encoding ATP-binding protein, with translation MTSNLASSERERLQARSTELATLAGGLAHEIRNPLSTIGMHLELLAEDLDQEESARSRRMLERVTKLQHECHQLEEILNAFLQFARAGEPQREVGSLNETVTRYLEFLDPLTGEHNVEVRPHLDANLPEIPLDTALFRQVLNNLGRNALQAMPDGGTLEFITTVRDGKIVLEVIDTGRGMDEKTRDRMFQAFFSTRSSGSGLGLPTVRRIIEAHNGTISCDSEPGQGTRFTVQLPIHFQP, from the coding sequence ATGACATCCAATCTGGCGAGTTCCGAACGCGAGCGTCTGCAGGCCAGGAGTACCGAACTGGCTACGTTGGCCGGTGGACTGGCCCATGAGATTCGTAATCCACTTTCGACAATCGGTATGCATCTGGAGCTATTGGCCGAAGATCTCGATCAGGAAGAATCAGCTCGCTCCAGACGGATGCTGGAGCGAGTGACCAAGCTGCAGCACGAGTGTCATCAGCTGGAGGAAATTCTCAACGCGTTCCTGCAGTTTGCACGCGCCGGTGAACCACAGCGGGAAGTCGGGAGTCTTAACGAAACGGTCACCAGATATTTGGAGTTTCTTGATCCGCTGACGGGTGAGCATAACGTGGAGGTGCGGCCGCATCTTGACGCAAATCTTCCGGAGATCCCGCTGGATACAGCTCTGTTCCGGCAGGTGCTCAACAATTTGGGCCGTAATGCACTGCAGGCAATGCCGGATGGTGGAACTCTGGAGTTCATCACAACCGTTCGGGATGGTAAGATTGTTCTGGAAGTTATCGACACCGGCCGTGGAATGGACGAAAAAACGCGAGATCGAATGTTCCAGGCATTTTTTTCGACACGATCCAGCGGCAGTGGACTGGGATTGCCGACTGTGAGACGTATTATTGAAGCCCATAACGGCACAATAAGTTGTGACAGTGAGCCCGGTCAGGGGACTCGATTCACGGTTCAGCTGCCAATCCATTTCCAACCGTAA
- a CDS encoding sugar phosphate isomerase/epimerase — MISDRRTFLTTATSFTAATMFAAVDPFEGPAMSSGIRYCFNTSTIRGQELSIEEQIDVVGKAGYDGIEPWMEDLVAFKQAGGSLKDLGKRISDHGLTVESAVGFAHWIVDDEDARRKGLEDAKHDMDLLREIGGLRIAAPPVGAQNGPVLDLSDITDRYRALLAVGEAADVVPQLEVWGFSTNLHRLGDSVAVCVESNHPKACLLPDVYHLYRGGSDFQGLELLSDDAIHVFHMNDYPDSPPRGELDDSDRVYPGDGTAPLTDILRSIAGGGKSVALSLELFNQEYWKQDALVVASTGLRKMRDAADAAGLS, encoded by the coding sequence ATGATTTCTGACCGACGTACATTTCTTACGACTGCCACTTCATTTACCGCGGCCACCATGTTTGCCGCTGTCGATCCGTTTGAAGGACCCGCTATGTCATCCGGTATCCGATACTGTTTCAATACAAGTACCATTCGCGGCCAGGAATTGTCGATTGAAGAACAGATCGATGTGGTTGGCAAAGCCGGCTATGACGGGATCGAGCCCTGGATGGAGGACCTTGTGGCGTTTAAGCAGGCGGGTGGCAGTCTGAAAGATCTCGGTAAACGAATCAGCGATCACGGGCTTACTGTCGAGAGTGCGGTCGGGTTTGCTCACTGGATCGTGGACGATGAAGATGCCCGTCGAAAAGGTCTCGAAGATGCGAAACACGACATGGATCTGCTGCGCGAAATTGGTGGTCTGAGAATTGCTGCACCTCCGGTGGGTGCACAGAACGGTCCTGTGCTGGACCTTTCCGACATCACCGACCGCTACAGGGCCCTGCTGGCAGTGGGCGAGGCCGCGGACGTCGTCCCGCAACTTGAAGTCTGGGGCTTTAGCACGAATCTCCACAGGCTTGGTGACTCTGTTGCGGTTTGCGTTGAATCAAATCACCCCAAAGCCTGTCTTCTGCCGGACGTGTACCATTTGTACCGTGGCGGATCTGATTTTCAGGGGCTGGAGCTGTTGTCTGATGACGCGATTCACGTGTTTCATATGAACGACTACCCCGACTCTCCGCCGCGAGGAGAGCTCGACGACAGCGATCGTGTGTATCCGGGGGACGGTACTGCACCGCTGACGGATATTCTGCGGTCGATTGCCGGAGGCGGAAAAAGTGTTGCACTTTCTCTGGAGCTGTTCAATCAGGAGTACTGGAAGCAGGATGCTCTGGTAGTTGCCTCCACGGGTCTGCGAAAGATGCGGGATGCAGCCGATGCTGCGGGTCTCTCCTGA
- a CDS encoding sulfatase: MRIHSPLILILFFAAISKLCASQVANADEQPANILMIAIDDQNDWIGCLGGHPQIQTPHIDALAKRGTLFLNAHCQSPLCNPSRTSLMTGCRPSTTGVYGLAPWFRDVVELQNMVTLPQHFAQHGWKTFSAGKIFHGGYGTKRIYHEFDVVGPPPEVGVRPATKLVNTPSNHSLVDWGEFPHRDEDKGDYVVASWVVDQLQKEQTKPFFLSAGFFLPHVPCYATKKWFDLYPEQMLQLPPFLRGDRDDTPRFSWYLHWELPEPRHDFLVSSGQWKNLVRSYMACTSFVDSQVGRILHALEKSPYARNTIIVLWSDHGWHLGEKRITGKNSLWDRSTRVPLIFAGPHIPEGGRCVEPVELLDIYPTLSDFFQLSSPGHLEGHSLVPQLRNPTCERTWPAITTHNHDNHGIRSRDWRFIQYADGTEELYDMHNDPDEWHNLASDDQYAGVIEQHRHWVPVSRGPASGSQQRILVRSADGTVTWENREIVPDEPVPELTN, from the coding sequence ATGCGGATCCATTCGCCTTTGATCCTGATCCTGTTCTTTGCAGCTATCAGTAAGTTATGTGCGAGTCAGGTGGCGAATGCTGATGAGCAGCCTGCCAACATTCTGATGATTGCCATCGATGACCAGAATGACTGGATAGGATGCCTTGGAGGCCATCCGCAGATTCAGACACCGCACATTGATGCGCTGGCAAAACGCGGAACTCTGTTTCTCAACGCTCATTGTCAGTCACCGCTGTGCAATCCTTCTCGAACGAGCCTTATGACCGGTTGCCGACCCTCGACAACCGGTGTGTACGGGTTAGCCCCATGGTTCCGCGACGTTGTGGAACTCCAGAATATGGTTACGTTGCCTCAACATTTTGCCCAACACGGATGGAAGACATTTTCTGCAGGGAAAATCTTCCATGGCGGTTACGGAACGAAGAGGATCTACCACGAATTCGATGTGGTTGGGCCTCCGCCGGAAGTAGGCGTTCGGCCCGCAACAAAACTGGTGAATACTCCGTCGAATCATTCTTTGGTGGATTGGGGCGAATTTCCACACCGTGACGAAGATAAAGGCGACTATGTCGTCGCCAGCTGGGTCGTCGACCAGTTGCAAAAGGAGCAGACAAAGCCGTTCTTTCTGTCGGCGGGATTTTTCTTACCTCATGTCCCCTGCTACGCCACGAAAAAATGGTTTGATTTGTATCCGGAACAAATGCTGCAACTGCCACCGTTTCTGAGGGGGGATCGTGACGACACACCGCGATTCTCATGGTACCTGCACTGGGAGCTTCCGGAGCCGCGACACGACTTTCTGGTATCTTCCGGACAGTGGAAGAATCTCGTTCGGTCCTACATGGCCTGTACAAGTTTCGTTGACAGCCAGGTAGGACGAATTCTCCACGCGCTGGAGAAAAGTCCTTACGCCAGGAACACGATTATTGTTCTGTGGTCGGATCATGGATGGCATCTGGGTGAAAAGCGGATTACCGGGAAAAACAGTCTGTGGGATCGTTCCACTCGTGTGCCCCTGATTTTTGCAGGACCGCACATTCCGGAAGGCGGAAGATGTGTCGAACCGGTCGAACTGTTGGATATCTATCCGACACTGTCTGATTTCTTTCAATTGTCCTCACCTGGACACCTGGAGGGTCACAGTCTGGTACCACAGCTGCGAAATCCGACATGCGAACGAACCTGGCCTGCGATTACCACGCATAATCACGACAACCACGGTATTCGCAGTCGTGACTGGCGATTCATTCAGTATGCCGACGGGACAGAAGAACTTTATGATATGCATAATGATCCTGATGAATGGCATAACCTGGCGTCAGATGATCAATATGCCGGCGTCATAGAACAGCATCGTCACTGGGTCCCGGTGAGTCGCGGTCCGGCTTCTGGAAGCCAGCAGCGAATCCTGGTGCGGTCTGCCGATGGAACCGTCACGTGGGAAAACAGAGAGATTGTGCCGGATGAACCTGTTCCGGAACTCACAAACTGA
- the dapF gene encoding diaminopimelate epimerase codes for MPPFPFIKMHGAENDYVFFDGFTGVLPPDPVSLAREICTRHAHVGADGIIYMIPPPDDSCDVEMHIWNADGSVAQMCGNGARCIAVWMKREGRIQDVCRISAGMRVITARNIMDGVRFGSAMVEMGSPHLVTSDCGRMIELDDLTKFTVHCVHLGNPHAVVFVDELSDQLVRTAGPQIEHHPGLPERTNVEFTVFRNDQELEVRVWERGSGETRSCGSGACAVVAAATHTDLITGNRPCRVVLPGGPLEVLWKDDGQIQLSGPVEIAFTGILSG; via the coding sequence ATGCCTCCTTTTCCTTTCATCAAGATGCACGGAGCTGAAAACGACTACGTTTTCTTCGATGGCTTCACCGGGGTACTGCCGCCGGACCCTGTGAGTCTGGCACGTGAAATCTGCACTCGCCATGCTCACGTTGGGGCTGACGGAATCATCTATATGATTCCTCCACCGGATGATTCCTGCGACGTCGAAATGCACATCTGGAATGCCGACGGGTCCGTGGCGCAAATGTGTGGAAACGGGGCTCGCTGTATAGCGGTCTGGATGAAGAGAGAAGGCCGCATTCAGGACGTCTGTCGTATATCCGCAGGCATGCGAGTTATCACTGCCCGGAATATCATGGATGGAGTTCGCTTCGGATCCGCCATGGTGGAAATGGGATCACCTCATCTGGTGACGTCCGACTGTGGCCGGATGATTGAACTGGACGATCTGACCAAATTCACTGTTCACTGCGTACATCTTGGCAATCCGCACGCTGTGGTATTTGTGGATGAACTCAGCGATCAGCTGGTCCGGACTGCCGGCCCGCAGATCGAGCACCATCCGGGTTTGCCGGAACGGACGAATGTTGAATTTACGGTCTTTCGTAATGATCAGGAACTCGAAGTACGAGTCTGGGAGAGGGGCAGTGGAGAAACCCGATCCTGCGGTTCCGGTGCCTGTGCCGTGGTTGCTGCCGCAACGCATACCGACCTGATCACAGGAAACCGGCCGTGCCGGGTCGTCCTGCCTGGTGGACCGCTGGAGGTGCTGTGGAAAGATGACGGTCAAATTCAGTTGTCAGGTCCGGTGGAAATTGCATTCACCGGTATCCTGTCCGGTTGA